The following coding sequences lie in one Silurus meridionalis isolate SWU-2019-XX chromosome 19, ASM1480568v1, whole genome shotgun sequence genomic window:
- the cdk2 gene encoding cyclin-dependent kinase 2 has translation MFDMESFQKVEKIGEGTYGVVYKAKNKITGETVALKKIRLDTETEGVPSTAIREISLLKELNHPNIVKLLDVIHTENKLYLVFEFLHQDLKKFMDSSSVTGISLPLVKSYLFQLLQGLSFCHSHRVLHRDLKPQNLLINAQGEIKLADFGLARAFGVPVRTYTHEVVTLWYRAPEILLGCKYYSTAVDIWSLGCIFAEMITRRALFPGDSEIDQLFRIFRTLGTPDESVWPGVTSMPDYKPSFPKWALQDLSKVVPPLDDDGRDLLAQMLKYDPNKRISAKNALVHRFFRDVTMPMPNLRF, from the exons ATGTTTGACATGGAGTCGTTtcagaaagtagagaaaatCGGAGAGGGGACATATGGAGTGGTTTATAAagctaaaaacaaaatcacCGGGGAAACCGTGGCGTTGAAGAAGATCAGATTGGACAC GGAGACTGAAGGTGTCCCGAGTACCGCTATTCGAGAAATCTCCCTGCTGAAGGAACTCAATCACCCCAATATTGTCAA GCTGCTTGATGTCATCCACACAGAGAATAAGCTTTATCTCGTGTTTGAATTTCTTCACCAAGACCTCAAGAAATTTATGGACTCGTCCTCAGTTACTGGCATTTCACTTCCTTTGGTCAAG AGCTACCTGTTTCAGCTGCTCCAGGGTTTGTCCTTCTGTCACTCTCACCGGGTTTTACACCGAGACCTGAAACCTCAGAACCTGCTCATTAACGCGCAAGGAGAAATCAAACTAGCCGACTTTGGCTTGGCCAGGGCTTTTGGTGTGCCAGTACGCACATACACGCACGAG GTTGTGACTTTGTGGTATAGAGCACCAGAAATTCTCCTGGGCTGTAAATATTATTCCACAGCTGTCGACATCTGGAGTTTGGGCTGCATTTTTGCTGAAATG ATTACTCGGAGGGCACTGTTTCCTGGAGATTCGGAAATTGATCAGCTGTTCCGAATATTCCGAACCCTCGGCACTCCTGATGAGTCAGTGTGGCCCGGAGTGACCTCAATGCCTGACTACAAGCCTTCTTTCCCCAAGTGGGCACTGCAGGATCTGTCTAAAGTGGTGCCTCCTCTGGATGACGATGGCAGAGACCTACTCGCA CAAATGCTGAAATACGACCCCAACAAGAGAATCTCAGCCAAGAACGCTCTCGTTCATCGATTCTTCCGTGACGTCACGATGCCGATGCCTAATTTGCGGTTTTGA
- the LOC124402557 gene encoding SAP domain-containing ribonucleoprotein produces the protein MAELVELHKLKLAELKQECAIRGLEVKGNKGDLIARLQAYIDEHDDDVNEEEVLEEFTEEAAAPETETPEELPAPDTEAAKKVIKINLSESASERLQKRAERFNLPPNPESKKAARAARFGMPETSAPSKGTSAISKTDVDVETLKKRAERFGMSVSSVCKKVEEDEKLKKRKERFGIVTSAASVGPDDSEAKKRKRAERFGNV, from the exons ATGGCTGAACTGGTCGAACTGCATAAACTgaag TTAGCTGAGCTGAAGCAGGAGTGTGCTATTCGGGGACTGGAGGTTAAGGGCAACAAAGGAGATCTGATTGCCCGGCTGCAGGCGTACATTGACGAACatg atgATGATGTCAATGAGGAAGAAGTCTTAGAAGAGTTTACTGAG GAGGCAGCAGCACCTGAGACAGAAACTCCTGAAGAGTTACCTGCACCTGACAC GGAGGCTGCAAAGAAAGTTATAAAAATCAACCTTTCGGAATCGGCTTCTGAG AGATTGCAGAAGAGAGCAGAACGCTTTAATCTTCCTCCAAACCCGGAGAGCAAGAAGGCTGCACGTGCTGCAAG GTTTGGAATGCCAGAAACATCAGCACCCTCCAAAG GAACCTCTGCCATTTCAAAAACGGAT GTTGACGTCGAGACCTTAAAGAAAAGAGCGGAGCGATTTGGAATGAGTGTCTCCTCTGTGTGCAAGAAG GTTGAAGAAGATGAAAAGCTGAAGAAGAGAAAGGAGAGATTTGGAATTGTGACCAGTGCTGCCTCGGTTGGACCTGATGATTCAGAG GCAAAGAAGCGAAAGCGGGCGGAGCGGTTTGGAaatgtgtga